Part of the Synergistaceae bacterium genome is shown below.
GCCCGGGTCCGCTGCGTGATTCTCTCGGACGTGCTGGGGGATCGGCTCGACAGCATCGCCTCCGGCCCCGCCTGCCCCGACTTCAGCACCCGCGACGACGCCCTGGAAATCGTGCGCCGCTACAGGCTGAACCTGCCCCAAAACATCCTCGACAAATTGCAGATTGAGACCCCCAAGCAGATCGACAACGTCACGACCCAGATCACCGGAAGCGTCTCCGTGCTGTGCGACGTGGCCTGCAAAATTCTGAAGGACAGGGGTTTCGAGACGACGCTTCTGACCACGACGCTGGACTGTGAGGCCTCGGCGGCTGGGGCGTTTTTCGCGGCTCTCGCCCGGGAGGCCGTCCGCTCCAGGGGGACGCGAAAGCACCCGCGGGCCTTCATCGGCGGAGGAGAGTCCGTCGTTCACCTGAAGGGTCACGGAAAAGGCGGCCGCTGTCAGGAAATGGCCCTTGCCGCGGCGCTGGGCATACGGGATCTGGAGGGAGTCACCTTTGTGGCCGCGGGCTCGGACGGAACGGACGGCCCCACGGATGCCGCCGGAGGCATCGTCGACGGGCAAACCGTTCGGCGTCTGAAGGAAAAGGGGCTGAAGCCCCAGGAGATGCTGGACGACAACGACGCCTGGCACGCGCTCTCCGCCTCGGGCGATCTGCTGATTACCGGCCCGACGGGAACCAACGTCAACGATCTGATCGTCCTGCTGGTCGAATAAAATTTTCAGGAGAAAACACAAATGAACGAAACAATACTGCACAAAATTGCGGAACTGGGACAAAGCGTCTGGCTCGATACCATAAATCGGGAACTTCTGATGGAGGGAGGGCTGGCAGACTGGGTCTCCAGAGGAATACGGGGCGTTACGACGAACCCCGCGATTTTCGAACAGGCCATAGCGGCGACGACGGACTACGACGGGGACGTCCGCTCCCTCGCGCAGGAGGGACAGTCCACCGCCAACATTTACGAAACGCTCACCCTGCGGGAAGTACGGGCCGCGGCGGACATTCTGCGCACCGTTTACGACCGGACCGGCAGACGGGACGGCTACGTCAGCCTGGAGGTCAACCCCATGCTGGCTTCCGACCCAAAATCCACCGTATCCGAGGCAAAGCGCCTTTTCAAAGCCCTTGAGCGCCCCAACGTCATGATCAAAATTCCGGCGACCTCCGAGGGGGTCGAAGCCATTGAGGAGTGCATCGCCTGCGGCGTCAACGTCAACGCGACGCTGATTTTTTCCGGCGCGCAGTACGCCGCCGTCGCCGAGGCCTTCCTTAAAGGTCTCGAAAAGCTGGCGCAAAAGGGAGAACCTCTCACGCCCGCGTCCGTGGCGTCCGTCTTCGTCAGCCGCATCGACGCCGTCGTCGACGCCCTGCTCGCGAAATCTCCAGGAGAGGACGAACAGGCCCTGAAAGGCCATATCGCCGTGGACAACACGCGCCTGATCTATCAGAAATACAAAACGGTCTTCAACCCCGAAAACCCCCGCTGGAAGAAACTGGCGGACGCCGGCGCCCGCTCCCAGAGGCCCCTGTGGGCCAGCACGGGAACCAAAAATCCCGCGTATTCCGACGTCCTCTACGTGGAGACCCTCGTGGGCCCCGACACCGTCAACACCATTCCTCCAAAAACCCTCGCGGCCCTTATGGAGCACGGAAAAGCCCTTTGCCTGCTGGAAGACGACCTGACAGGCGCAACGACCCGCCTCCAGCGGCTCCACGCGCTGAACATCGACCTCGACGCCGTCTGCCTGAAACTTTTGCAGGACGGAGTGGCCGCCTTCAACGCTTCCTTCGATACGCTGATGAAAAGCATCGAAGCCAAAGCGAAAAAACAATGACCCCGACACCCACAGACTTTTTTTGAGGTTAATTGGAGGTCAACTGGGAAAAAGTGAAATTTAATTTTATTCATTGACAAGAAGGCAACCTTAGTTTATCATTCCACCATTCAGGAGGGCTCGCTGCTTGCTGGCAGGGGCCCTTCGATTCTCGTTTTGCCGGCGCGCCGGTGAAAAATCGAGATATACATGCAAAACAGGGGGAATTTTTGATGGGTGTTGTCAAATGTCCCGTGTGCGACGGGGATGTAAACGTGGCGACCGACGTGATGGAGGGGGAACTGCTGACCTGCGCCGACTGCGGAATCGAGCTGGAGGTAACGTCTCTGAGCCCGTTGGCGGTGGAGGAAGCGCCGGAGGTTCAGGAAGACTGGGGCGAATAGGAACGGCAGATGCTGCATATCTTCTATTCGCGCCTGCGCATGGAGGAAAAGGCCCTTTTTCGGGCATGTGAGGCCCGCGCCCTGAAGGTGGACTTCCGCGACGCGGGCGGACTTTCCTGGCCCGACGACTTCGCTGCCGCGGCGGCGGGAGATGTGGCGCTCTGCCGGTGCGTCTCCCAGACGCAGAACATCGCTCTGACGCAGCTGCTGGAGAGCCGCGGGGTTCGGGTCATCAATCCGTCGGAAACCCTGCTGCTCTGCGGGGACAAAATCTCGACGGCGGCCCTGCTGGACAGGGTCGGAATCCCTCAGCCCGCCTGGCGGGTGGCGCTTTCCTCCGAGTCCGCGGTGAAGGCCGCGGAAACTCTGGGTTATCCGGTGGTGTTCAAGCCCGCCTCCGGAAGCTGGGGACGGCTTCTGGCGAAGGTATCCGACCGGGAGGCCTGCGAGGCCGTCGTCGAGCACAAGGACCACATGGGTCCGGCCCACTCCGTGTTCTTCATCCAGCAATACGTCGAAAAGAATGGATTTGACCTGCGCGCCGTAATGATCGGGGGAAAAACGGCGACGCTGATGAAACGGTCCAGCGACCACTGGATCACCAACACCGCAAGAGGCGCCACACCGGAGCCTTTTGCCCTGGAACCGGAACTGGAAGACCTTTTGAACCGCACGGCAAAGGCCATTGGCGGGGACTTTCTGGCCGTCGACGTTTTTGGGACAGAGTCGGGCTGGGTGATCAACGAGGTCAACGGACAGCCGGAGTTTCACGGGT
Proteins encoded:
- the lysW gene encoding lysine biosynthesis protein LysW; translation: MGVVKCPVCDGDVNVATDVMEGELLTCADCGIELEVTSLSPLAVEEAPEVQEDWGE
- the tal gene encoding transaldolase, with amino-acid sequence MNETILHKIAELGQSVWLDTINRELLMEGGLADWVSRGIRGVTTNPAIFEQAIAATTDYDGDVRSLAQEGQSTANIYETLTLREVRAAADILRTVYDRTGRRDGYVSLEVNPMLASDPKSTVSEAKRLFKALERPNVMIKIPATSEGVEAIEECIACGVNVNATLIFSGAQYAAVAEAFLKGLEKLAQKGEPLTPASVASVFVSRIDAVVDALLAKSPGEDEQALKGHIAVDNTRLIYQKYKTVFNPENPRWKKLADAGARSQRPLWASTGTKNPAYSDVLYVETLVGPDTVNTIPPKTLAALMEHGKALCLLEDDLTGATTRLQRLHALNIDLDAVCLKLLQDGVAAFNASFDTLMKSIEAKAKKQ
- a CDS encoding glycerate kinase; this translates as MPVREIAESVARSAIKSVLPESAVKEALTAEPVKGTVVLIAIGKAAWRMASAAHELLGSQITRGCVITKDGHSMGPIGGLEIFEAAHPLLEQRNLDATRRALSLLNGLSERDTVLFLVSGGGSALFELPQEGISLSDIADMTSQLLACGADIVEINTLRKRISSVKGGRFAMACQPARVRCVILSDVLGDRLDSIASGPACPDFSTRDDALEIVRRYRLNLPQNILDKLQIETPKQIDNVTTQITGSVSVLCDVACKILKDRGFETTLLTTTLDCEASAAGAFFAALAREAVRSRGTRKHPRAFIGGGESVVHLKGHGKGGRCQEMALAAALGIRDLEGVTFVAAGSDGTDGPTDAAGGIVDGQTVRRLKEKGLKPQEMLDDNDAWHALSASGDLLITGPTGTNVNDLIVLLVE
- the lysX gene encoding lysine biosynthesis protein LysX, translating into MLHIFYSRLRMEEKALFRACEARALKVDFRDAGGLSWPDDFAAAAAGDVALCRCVSQTQNIALTQLLESRGVRVINPSETLLLCGDKISTAALLDRVGIPQPAWRVALSSESAVKAAETLGYPVVFKPASGSWGRLLAKVSDREACEAVVEHKDHMGPAHSVFFIQQYVEKNGFDLRAVMIGGKTATLMKRSSDHWITNTARGATPEPFALEPELEDLLNRTAKAIGGDFLAVDVFGTESGWVINEVNGQPEFHGSVAATGIDVAGLMIDYAVGLL